The genomic interval taataactagaggaacacattcaaggTCTAGTCTGTGTTTGGAGGCCCCAATCTTccattataacaaataaatttGTCTGTAAATAAAGCAGTATGGTAGGTATACTTTACAGATTACAAAAAGAAGACAAGTAAgtcggaggagctcgagatgaaaactttttttttgtggtcactggcctttgcgaaagttgcttaacttcaacaatcgcagaccgagcgcgttaaccgctgcgccaccgagttcctccgaaaaaaaaataataatataaaaatacagaaaacattgaaaAGAATCATATCGATAGTTATCCACAAGTAAACTCAAAAACACACTCAGCGCACTGTCGTACCGAGTGAACGACTTCTAGTAGTGTAATGTCCGTTGAGGGAGGCACTTGCTAGGGTTTTAGTTAATAAAACGCCGGGGCAGTTAAGAAACGATGCACACTGTATTATTGCTGCACAGGAAGAGAGCTATTACATGTTACCACcttatagaataaaaataaactaatattttagttggtgttgccaacaccgagtaggcataaatgccaatcaatgcggcgtaactcgtatacgagattccctctaaaagaaagaaagaaagaaagaaacatttattacttccggacaccacagacacagacagacaggtacattacatttaacacaggacagaaaccacacggaaatcaataagtacatagacaaagaaaaaatataccaaaacaaaaagaaaaacaaaccaaaatcataaaaacaataataataaaactaagtattctaaatgcaacgcactgacggcccgatcatctgcggtggagtccggaataaaaggacctggCTCAGCATAAAACCAGTTTGTCGCTTCCTCGATAACAATTATGTTAGTTCAGATTTTGGCCACATGCCAACACAGACTAGTCGGTCTGttaggttttatttttaggtCTCACCTGAAATCGTTTTCCACAGAGGTGACAGACAGCCACTTTGGGCGGCGCGCGGGGGGCGGACGGCCGAGGATCTGTGAACAACAaatttttatgtgatttattatgtttttgtttatgtgAAGAACATATTTTTAGCATAACTTACAACAACACTaacaacaacagcctccgtggtctagtggttagagcgttaggctcacgatctggaggtccgggttcgattcccgatagggacattgtcgaaatcactttgtgagactgtcctttgtttggtaaggacttttcaggcttgaatcacctgattgtccgaaaaagtaagatgattccgtgcttcggagggcacgttaagccgttggtcccggctattagccgtaaaaacacctccaccaacccgcagtggagcagcgtggtggagtatgctccataccccctccggttgattgaggggaggcctgtgcccagcagtgggacgtatataggcagtttatgttacaacaacaacaacttaaCAGCACCTTcgtttatatttgttttgtttttgttctgtATACGGGTGAATctaaaatgtgtcaagtttggtggcgactgtcataaaattttttcgtgaaaaattggggaaattgggaattgaaaaattcctttttcatgtcggaaccgaggatccttttgggtctttttcatgtcggaacccaatttttcacgaaaaaataatatgaaatttcgccaccaaacttgaaattttgagattcacccatacctacagtgttagtgacatcgtaacgaatactgatggggatgatgcagaccgtgattctgagttgatatcaagttttttttaattacttcaattctatacttttgcgatggaaaatcccacttgatattaactcagaataataagctgaatcatccctttcagtattcgttaccacgtcactaacaccccgtgcgagtacatacaggtagccatacaagtaggtatgggagTTAGTGAAACAGTAAcgaaggggatggttcagaccatgattctgagttgatatcaagtggaatttcctgtcggaaaaattcatgaaagtttttgtgttttttttattattattttcagttctatatttttgcgacggaaaattccacatgttattaactcataatcatggcctgaatcatatTGTTTACgtcataatcatcataatcatcaccatcagcccattaacgtccccactgctggggcacgggccttccctatggatggatagggagatcgggccttaaaccatcacgcgggcccagtgcggattgatggttattaacgactgctaatgcagccgggaccaacggcttaacgtgccttccgaagcacggaggagctcgagatgaaaactttttttttgtggtcacccatcctaagaccggcctttgcgaaagttgcttaactttaacaatcgcagaccgagcgcgttaaccgctgcgccaccgagctcctcaatacgtgataatatttgaaataatttatcTAGGTCGTAGCGGTAAGGGCTGGATAATCCCTCAATCGTCGAAATTGTCCAATGAACAACTTACCTGTATGTCTCTTGATATGCGCTTTTAAAGCCTTCTGTCCGAGGTACGTGCGTGAACAGATCGGGCATTctaatctgaaaaaaaaaagagtaaataaaaaatccaacccgcagtgtagcagcgtggtggagtatgtcccataccccctccggttgattgagggaaggcctgtgcccagcagtgggacgtatataggttgtttatgttatgtatgtaaataaaaggcaagagggaaaccactgccctatttttctctaaaaaagtagcatggaaaaagctgcaccgacaagagcgtggctcttaaataaaaaaaaaactaaaaaaaaaaattctctgaaatatttttttttttttttttaaattgatgatgatgatgtaaataaaatatataataaacaaaattgcTCAAAAGTTATTATAACGGACAGCGAGAATGTATcccaataggttagtttccaactagtcaaatcagttactttttactaaacgtcaaaacacgaaataactatggaaCTTGTATCAAAAGGCAACCTATTACGTCATAGagaaatgtgacaaaatgtcgtaattattattacatttttcattattaaaattcacaaataagttaaatagaaaaaagtaaagtttTTGTCACctatagatctgtctttattactAATCACAATTCCATACTTTATCTAACCAAATGAGAATTTGGCATTTTGCGAATGCGGGCATTTCAACAACTCGataaaacaaggtgttttgaATGTCGGTATTTTATGTATATCATATGATGTAGTGGGCATTTTGAGAATTGATTTTGCGGACGTGGTTAAGGAAGAAGACAATGTGGGCAAAATGCGAAAAGTCGCAATTTGCTTACGTGTCATGGTGGATGGGTTGCGCGGTGGGTCGCTGCAGCGCTAAGCTCTTGTTGGTGGTGCTGTGCTTCTTGCTGTGCTGCGCAAGAGTATATGGGCTGCTGAACTTCGAGCCGCACTCTGAACATGTGAACTTCCGATTTATGTGCTTGCTGGAACGGATaagagtttatttttattaaatcattTAACACATTCATGATTTATTTCAGAAGAACGACACTCTACGCCGCCCCGATTCGTATCGCATacgatttacctcaccccctttgggtcttcttctttattttttttttgaatcatctattcaacgtaattatcacggataaacttgtcGAAGGTCAAGTTAACATGTTTGAAtcaacgtcatttcgcaaggtgttatggttgaggataagaaatgacaagaaacttcgacagcaacacatcttttaaatcaatgagggtacattacaagttatttaataactagaggaacaagGCGCAAGTAGTAATCGGggaatcttactttcggacaatcgggtgatcagcttacaatcttcttatcgtgtgggttgtgaggtggaatatcagcctcatcaactctggtgtcagggttactattgagccgccaaaggtccctgacatggctcatgtaactactacttacttacatcagtaagtagtaaccaggaccaacggcttaacgtgccttccgaagcacggatcatcttactttcggacaatcaggtgatcagcaaaaaattaaaaaaaaaaaaattttttttcaaaattggcttataaAGTAAGCGCTTCAAAAAGAatgcctgtaatgttctaaccaaactagagatcacaaagtgatttttgtgatatttccgcaccgggattcgaacccagggcctcgggatcgtgagtccaaccactggactacagaggccgttttgcaatgtcccaaccaaactagggatcgcaaagtagtttttgtaatatgttcccaccgagattcgaacccggggtcgtgagcccaacgctcgactaCTACAGAGGTCGTTAGCACTTTTGCGCTGGCAGCCGCCAGCGGGTGGGTTGAATGTAAATTTGTAGTAATTCTTACATCATATGTGTTCTGACAGCCGCCTGGTTGGAGTACGTCTTGCCGCAGACACTGCAAGAGTAGCTGCGAGTACTGGTTTTCATCTGGTGGAATCGCTTCAGATGCTGCTGGAGAGCGCTGCCGTCGCTGCAAAGAGTAATATTATTTGTgtatgtctggtattgaatgtgttcctctagttattaaataacttgtaatgtaccctcattgatttaaaagatgtgttgctgttgcagtttcttgtcatttcttctcctcagccataacaccttgcgaaatgacgtaaattcaaaaatgttacattgaccttcaacaagtttatccatgataattacgttgaataaatgattctgattctgtagaCAGTTGTAAATCATATTTGATTTTTAAatgtgactcggacgggacttacGGACGGGTTTCTTTGAGCACAGGTGAGTTCtataaaaaatctttatatttaagatcttttaaTTTTCCAGTTATCCATTTTGAGAATATGACATTTTGCGAATTTGTCATTACGCACTATCTTCGTTGTTATGAAATTGTCAATTTGAGATTTGAAGGTTTGCAAATTTAACATTTTGACAATGTCTATTTGCGATTTTGATTTTCTTCGAATTCGTACCTATCTCATGTAGTCATTTTGAGAATTTTTCGTTTTGCTAATATGTCATTTTGAGAATTTGACATTATGAGAATTTTGCTTATGGCAATATTATATCAGACGTGTTGTAACTCACGCGAACATTCCGCCGCACAGATGACAGGCGACGCTGTCCGTCCTGCCGGGGTAGCACGCCCGCGCATGCGTGTGGCGCGCGCGCGGCGTGACCTGCGCGGCGCAGCGCGCGCACTCGTAGCGCTCCCTGTGGCCCGCCGTGTGCGCGCGCAACACCGCCGGCGTGGCGAAGCGGAGTGTACACGTCACACAGCGGTACTCGCCGTTTGACTGAAAAAAATGACAGACAATCATTGTACTGcattaattaaatacttattggTTCCATGCATGCCGTTGacattattgatgacgtcatcaaacggctatgGTAacccattaaattggtatctccaacattccaaggacttaaattttattattgaaaattaagtgaattactgactaatttaattactatcacttgacacatatataaaaatcaaatcacacatataaaaatcattaaaactgtaagaaaatattttactaaaagttcaaaatcgccttgtaacaaattaaaaacattagccgtgggtaatttatttttttacaaaatggtaaTGTAGAGTGTTGAAattttagctgtcacttttgagcatactttGTTTTGTTGTATCATTTAGGTCTTTTCTGGGAtttgaacttgcgacctcacagtgggACCAACGATTGGAATAGCACGGCCACTCAGcttgagtatatgtatgtatgcatgttgaATAAAATCACACTCACCTCTTCATGCCTCATCATATGAGTTTGATAAGTGTCCTTAAACAAAAACCCTAACGCACAATTATAACATTTAAACTCAGCTTCcatatatttcttctctttccttcttCTTTCTAACTCTGTCTTCTGCTGTTCTAGAGTGAGAGTTATCTTCTCAAActctttcttttttccttttttacttttctttttatcttttttacgTGTTTCTTCTTGTATTTCTGTTATTTCTCTACTTATGGCGTCATTTGTTGGACTGAGGATATCATTTTCTAAATCAGTGTTAAAATTGTCAGTGATAGGATTATCAGGTTCGAAATATtgatcatcattatcatttcTAGTTTCTTTAAAATTGTCTTCCGGTGAATATTGACTAAATGTTGCTTCTATTTGATCGTCCATATGTTGTATTTCGTCCAAACTATCCGCCATGTCatcctgtaaaaaaaatacaattttgttaTATCTACGGTCTAGCGAcacggactttttggcgggaacgggaacggaacggttgctttcttcattggcatatacatacatacataaactcacgcctatttcccaccggggtaagcagagacatcATTCTCCATTcattcttcattgaataatctaaataattaatacgaagttgtgttttgtgattaatgaccgcattaagttagtcggaaaacattcgcgatagtgttattatatcggaatattgaataaacaaagtgtacctatctattttctcttcgtgccaagaagccacttcataactcgaaattttatgcggacttttgagttaattcgtttagggTTAAGTAAGAGTAACTTggtactttgtattttttttttgggcagAAGGCGAGTTTTCcctgaaaaagtagcatggagaagatacaccgacaagagcgtagctcttaaattagtgataatttttattgctttttgatacatacataaactcacgcctatttcccaccggggtaagcagagactatggaattccatttgtttcgatcctaacacatttctcttgcttcctccacattcatcaatcgtttcatacacgcacgccggttcagagtagttcgtactgaaccttttctaaggacatctccaatttggtcaatgtacgtccttcaaggtcttcctctgccagccctaccaccaaccttagctttatataccgctttcgtaatcccattattcttcatccgctctaaacctacttaacattcccttctcaatcttagtcactttATTCTCTATTGACTTTTGTCAACTAGTCATTTTGCG from Pectinophora gossypiella chromosome 29, ilPecGoss1.1, whole genome shotgun sequence carries:
- the LOC126379464 gene encoding zinc finger protein 1 homolog isoform X2 translates to MSSFLCFICHSTVNNDTNEETREKYKEIIGIYLCLDSHLCYICCHIVNKLWLFKSVCLKRSLEYPMLFSEKGTLNLQKTELVVQTICLEETCNQYGNRNINSKTHHIQCEDTNSLHHEEYPDNPLHHQSYVDNRYVKLVDDGKEFDEFFQQDDMADSLDEIQHMDDQIEATFSQYSPEDNFKETRNDNDDQYFEPDNPITDNFNTDLENDILSPTNDAISREITEIQEETRKKDKKKSKKGKKKEFEKITLTLEQQKTELERRRKEKKYMEAEFKCYNCALGFLFKDTYQTHMMRHEESNGEYRCVTCTLRFATPAVLRAHTAGHRERYECARCAAQVTPRARHTHARACYPGRTDSVACHLCGGMFADGSALQQHLKRFHQMKTSTRSYSCSVCGKTYSNQAAVRTHMIKHINRKFTCSECGSKFSSPYTLAQHSKKHSTTNKSLALQRPTAQPIHHDTMPDLFTHVPRTEGFKSAYQETYRSSAVRPPRAAQSGCLSPLWKTISG
- the LOC126379464 gene encoding zinc finger protein 1 homolog isoform X1; protein product: MSSFLCFICHSTVNNDTNEETREKYKEIIGIYLCLDSHLCYICCHIVNKLWLFKSVCLKRSLEYPMLFSEKGTLNLQKTELVVQTICLEETCNQYGNRNINSKTHHIQCEDTNSLHHEEYPDNPLHHQSYVDNRYVKLVDDGKEFDEFFQQDDMADSLDEIQHMDDQIEATFSQYSPEDNFKETRNDNDDQYFEPDNPITDNFNTDLENDILSPTNDAISREITEIQEETRKKDKKKSKKGKKKEFEKITLTLEQQKTELERRRKEKKYMEAEFKCYNCALGFLFKDTYQTHMMRHEESNGEYRCVTCTLRFATPAVLRAHTAGHRERYECARCAAQVTPRARHTHARACYPGRTDSVACHLCGGMFADGSALQQHLKRFHQMKTSTRSYSCSVCGKTYSNQAAVRTHMIKHINRKFTCSECGSKFSSPYTLAQHSKKHSTTNKSLALQRPTAQPIHHDTLECPICSRTYLGQKALKAHIKRHTDPRPSAPRAPPKVAVCHLCGKRFQGNNKLNRHLKQVCEKAKLEEEFANLYEQHCINPG